CGTGCGCGAGATCATGACCCCACAGCAGGTGGCAGCCTACCTGCAGGTGAATACCGACACCGTCTACCGCCTCATACGCAGGCGCAAACTGGCCGCGAGCCGCATCGGCCGTACGTACCGGATACCCAAGGCTGACCTAGAGGACTTCCTGATGGCCCAGAGCACTCGCCCCGAAGTGCGAGAAGCGTTGTTCCGCCGGGTGACAGACATTGCCAGGCGCAATCCGGGCCTCGATAGCGACAGACTCCTGGAGGAACTAGAACAGGACGATAGGCAAGCGCAGCGCCGATGATGCGCGTGCTCCTGGACGTCAACGTCATCATCTCCGCCATTATCGCACCCAAAGGCACTCCCCGACGGGTACTGGAGGCCTGGCAGCACGGGCGTTTCCTACTGATCATCTCTGAAGGCATCATAGCTCAGGTGGAGGAGAAGCTGCGCTGCCCCAGAATCGGCGGTGCGTATGGCATCGGCGACGAAGATATCATCTGGGTGACAGCCCTGCTGCGTACTCAGGCCGATGTGATCTTCGTCGGCCCCGAATGTCTACCGGGAGCAATGGCCGACCCGGAGGATGACTACGTTCTGGCCACCGGCGTTCTCGGTCACGCCGATTGCCTGGTAACTGGCGACCGAGGGCTACTGGCCCTGGAGGAGCACCAGGGCATGAGACCACTGACGCCCACGGCCCGTCTCGCTCTTCTCGGCTAAGAGGGGTAGTGCTGGTGTCGGGGCTGCGCCGACGTGCCACAAGAGGGCGCCGTGCTTCCTCAGCTGCCCTCCGCCACCGGCTGCTCCTGTTCCTCCTCGGAGCGCTCCAAGGGGGCCTGCTTCCCGCAGGCGAGGCACTGGGCAGCGGAACGGCCCTTCTGCACCATGAGGCCACCGCAGCTGAGGCAACGCTGCTTCAGGGGCCGGCTGTGGGTGGCGAAGCGGCACTCCGGGTACGCCTCGCAGCCGTAGAACACGCGACCACGCCGACTGCGGCGCTGCACCAGCTCCGACCCACACTCGGGACAGGTCACCCCGATCTTCTCCAGGAAGGGCCTGGTGTTGCGGCACTCGGGGTAGTTGCTGCATCCGATGAACTTCCCGAACCGGCCGTACTTGATCAGCATCGGCGCTCCGCAGACGTCGCAGTCCACACCAGCCAGCTCGTCTCGCATGCGCACGGCCTTGATTTCCCGGCGGGCGTGCTCCAGACGCTGGCTGAACGGGCGGTAGAACTCATCCACCACGGGCACCCACTTCTTGCGACCGGCGGCTATCTCGTCGAGGTCGTCCTCCATCTGGGCGGTGAATCCCACGTCCATCACCCGAGGGAAGTACTCCACTAGCAGGTCATTCACCACGAAGGCGATGTCGGTGGGAACCAGGTTGCGTTGCTGCCGCTCCACGTAGCCTCGGGCGATGATGGTGGAGATGATGGCGGCGTAGGTGCTAGGTCGCCCAATACCCTTCCCCTCCAGCTCTTTGATCAGGCTGGCCTCGTTGTAGCGCGGGGGCGGTTGGGTGAAGTGCTGCTCCGGCAAAAGCTGCAGCAAGACCAGCGGCTCGCCCTCGCTGAGCTCCGGGATCTCGGGCTCCTCTCCTTTGCCGCGCTCGCCACCGTAGACGGCCAGATAGCCGGGGAAGGCGAGAGTGGAGCCACTGGCACGGAACAAGTAATGGTGGCCGTCGTCCGTATCGGCGGCGACCTCGACCGCGATGGTGTTGTATACGGCCGACTTCATCTGACTGGCCACCAAGCGGCGCCAGATGAGCCGGTACAGCGCCAACTGGTCTCGGCTCAGGTGGGGAGCGACGCGCTCGGGAGTGCGTAGGACTGACGTAGGACGGATGGCCTCGTGGGCCTCCTGGGCCCTCTTGGAGCGGGTTCGGTACCGCCTGGGGCTGTCGGGCAGGTACTCACGGCCGAACCGCTCTTCCGCCACGGACCTGGCCTCTCGCAAAGCGGACTCGGCCACGTGGACGCTGTCGGTGCGCATGTAGGTGATCAGGCCAACGGATCCCTCGGGACCGAGATCCACCCCTTCGTACAGCTGCTGGGCCACGCGCATAGTGCGGGACGCCTGGAACCGCAGCACCCGCGAAGCTTCTTGCTGCAGAGTGCTCGTAGTGAAGGGTGGCGGCGGCGAGCGGCGTCGAGTGCCCCGCTTGATGCTGTCCACCCGAAAAGCAGCGCCCTTGAGCCGCTCGCAGACTTGAGTGGCGCTC
This genomic stretch from Anaerolineae bacterium harbors:
- a CDS encoding putative toxin-antitoxin system toxin component, PIN family; its protein translation is MMRVLLDVNVIISAIIAPKGTPRRVLEAWQHGRFLLIISEGIIAQVEEKLRCPRIGGAYGIGDEDIIWVTALLRTQADVIFVGPECLPGAMADPEDDYVLATGVLGHADCLVTGDRGLLALEEHQGMRPLTPTARLALLG
- the topA gene encoding type I DNA topoisomerase, producing MAEPHPSRAKSGAPGIAGQCPSCGSRLFRRTAGAAQSASSSKAPARRKGNLVIVESPTKARTIQRYLGRGYTVKASIGHVRDLLRSRLSVDTERNYEPTYRIPNDKRAVVRELKQAVDGANEVYLATDLDREGEAIAWHIMAATGLDPERARRVVFHEITQDAIREAFQHPRAIDHNLVDAQQARRILDRLVGYQLTPLLWEKVRSRLSAGRVQSVAVRLIVEREREIQAFVPEEYWTVDALLARVEAHDQQFKAALVKADGKDADLPDEESATQVCERLKGAAFRVDSIKRGTRRRSPPPPFTTSTLQQEASRVLRFQASRTMRVAQQLYEGVDLGPEGSVGLITYMRTDSVHVAESALREARSVAEERFGREYLPDSPRRYRTRSKRAQEAHEAIRPTSVLRTPERVAPHLSRDQLALYRLIWRRLVASQMKSAVYNTIAVEVAADTDDGHHYLFRASGSTLAFPGYLAVYGGERGKGEEPEIPELSEGEPLVLLQLLPEQHFTQPPPRYNEASLIKELEGKGIGRPSTYAAIISTIIARGYVERQQRNLVPTDIAFVVNDLLVEYFPRVMDVGFTAQMEDDLDEIAAGRKKWVPVVDEFYRPFSQRLEHARREIKAVRMRDELAGVDCDVCGAPMLIKYGRFGKFIGCSNYPECRNTRPFLEKIGVTCPECGSELVQRRSRRGRVFYGCEAYPECRFATHSRPLKQRCLSCGGLMVQKGRSAAQCLACGKQAPLERSEEEQEQPVAEGS
- a CDS encoding helix-turn-helix domain-containing protein; amino-acid sequence: MREIMTPQQVAAYLQVNTDTVYRLIRRRKLAASRIGRTYRIPKADLEDFLMAQSTRPEVREALFRRVTDIARRNPGLDSDRLLEELEQDDRQAQRR